The DNA sequence CTCCGCACGCATCTCGACTCGCGCGCAGACGTGACGCTCGCAGCCACGCTGGTCGGCGAGGAGAACGTCCCGCGCATGGGCATCCTGCGGATCGACGCGGATGGGCGCGTCGTCGGGTTCGTTGAGAAGCCCGAGTCGCCGGAAACGCGCGAAACGCTCGCCGTTCCCGAAATGGTGCGCGGCCGCCTCGCCGCGCGGCCCGGAGAGAAGCGGCATCTCGCGTCGATGGGGATCTTCCTCTTCCGGCGGCAGGCGCTCTACGATCTCCTCGCCGACGGCAAAAGACAGGACCTTCCGCGAGAGGTGATTCCCGCCGCCTTCGAGCGTCTCAAGGTCGTCTTCCATCCGTTCGACGGCTATTGGGAGGACGTGGGAACGCTGCGCACCTTCTTCGAGGCGAACCTCGATCTCGCCGGACCGATGCCGAGGTTCGATCTCTACGATCCGGTGAACCCGCTCTTCTCGCGCTACCGGAACCTCCCCGCGGCCAAGATCCAGAACACGCATCTCGATCGGGCGCTCGTCGCGGAGGGCGCGATCATCGAAGGGGCGAGCCTTTCGCGCGTGGTCGTCGGCCTTCGAAGCGTCATCCGTCCCGGCGCGACGATTCGGAACTCGGTGCTGATCGGGAACGATTTCTACGAGAGTGAGGAGGACGGAGGACCGCGCCGCCCCGAGATCGGGAGAAACACGCTCATCGAGACGGCCGTGATCGACAAGAACGCGGTGATCGGCGAAGGATGCGTGATTCGCGACAAGACCGGCGCGCCCGATTCCGACCATCCGCTCTACACCGTGCGCGACGGCATCACCGTCATCCGGGACGGCACGGTTCTCCCTCCGGGCACAATGATCTAGATTCAGCTTCCGGATATCGCGACATACACCATTGGCTTCATTCCAACAGAAGCTCGACTGGTGTCTTCTCGGCCGGGGCCCGGGGCAAGGGGGCGCCGGAAGAGACATCCCGGCCGCGCGTTTCCGTCGCCGTCAATCGACTCGCGCCCCTTCCAGTACGGAGACGATCGCCTCCGCGGCCACGCGGCATCCTGCGGCGTTCGCATGCAGATTGTCCACGAAGAGATCGCCCTCGGCTTCGAGAAAAGGCCCCACGAGATCGATGAGAGGAACGCGCTCTCTCTCGCCTACCTCGGCGACGATCCGCTGATAGGCGAGGAGCGCGTCGTTCTTCTCCTCCATCTGTTTCCGAAACGGCCAGATGAGAAAGAGGAC is a window from the Candidatus Eisenbacteria bacterium genome containing:
- a CDS encoding NTP transferase domain-containing protein yields the protein MHPSASVLQRVVTVILGGGRGTRLYPLTERRAKPAVSFGGKYRLIDIPISNSINSGIRKIFVLTQFLSAGLHSHITRTYRMDGFSQGFVEILAAEQTPTRKTWFQGTADAVRHGLRYSARTPHDHVLILSGDQLYRMDFADMLRTHLDSRADVTLAATLVGEENVPRMGILRIDADGRVVGFVEKPESPETRETLAVPEMVRGRLAARPGEKRHLASMGIFLFRRQALYDLLADGKRQDLPREVIPAAFERLKVVFHPFDGYWEDVGTLRTFFEANLDLAGPMPRFDLYDPVNPLFSRYRNLPAAKIQNTHLDRALVAEGAIIEGASLSRVVVGLRSVIRPGATIRNSVLIGNDFYESEEDGGPRRPEIGRNTLIETAVIDKNAVIGEGCVIRDKTGAPDSDHPLYTVRDGITVIRDGTVLPPGTMI